From one Tepidisphaeraceae bacterium genomic stretch:
- a CDS encoding HIT domain-containing protein codes for MANPPLYAPWRMDYIRAIDKPDTGCFLCEAATCPPEEFRQRLILWRTESVVVMMNRYPYTNGHILVAPLTHTAEFDALSEPVLLDIHQQTAGAVRLLKRAVSAQGFNIGINVGRVAGAGVPGHLHQHVVPRWAGDTNFISVVGEVRIVPQAMTQLYDELMAGVEGVRG; via the coding sequence ATGGCCAACCCCCCGCTTTACGCCCCCTGGCGGATGGACTACATCCGCGCGATCGACAAGCCCGACACCGGCTGCTTCCTCTGCGAGGCCGCGACCTGCCCGCCTGAGGAATTCCGCCAACGGCTGATCTTGTGGCGCACGGAGTCGGTCGTCGTGATGATGAACCGTTACCCGTACACGAACGGCCACATCCTCGTCGCGCCGCTCACCCACACCGCCGAGTTCGACGCGCTAAGCGAGCCGGTCCTGCTCGACATCCACCAGCAGACCGCAGGAGCCGTGCGCCTGCTGAAGCGGGCGGTGTCGGCCCAGGGCTTCAACATCGGCATCAACGTCGGCCGCGTCGCCGGCGCTGGCGTGCCGGGGCACCTTCACCAGCATGTCGTCCCCCGCTGGGCCGGCGACACCAACTTCATCAGCGTCGTCGGCGAGGTCCGCATCGTCCCGCAGGCGATGACTCAGCTGTACGACGAACTGATGGCGGGCGTGGAGGGAGTTAGGGGCTAG
- a CDS encoding VanZ family protein, whose product MLRHWRVILASMLLCYWAVIFTITHLPPRHVPHVNVSDKIEHFVGYAGLATLLYATLWAYRPHFRYPALFVIAVAMCYGAADEMLQTLVGRKADVRDWIADVAGATLAAIMMALLRRTIWRRAIARQQDAWKVRDTVRERLATDPAAASS is encoded by the coding sequence ATGCTTCGTCATTGGCGTGTCATCCTCGCTTCGATGCTGCTCTGTTACTGGGCCGTGATCTTCACGATCACGCACCTGCCGCCCCGGCACGTCCCGCACGTGAACGTCAGCGACAAGATCGAGCACTTCGTGGGGTACGCGGGCCTGGCGACGCTGTTGTACGCCACGCTGTGGGCCTATCGGCCGCACTTCCGCTACCCGGCGCTGTTCGTGATCGCCGTGGCGATGTGTTACGGCGCCGCCGACGAGATGCTGCAGACGCTGGTCGGGCGCAAGGCCGACGTGCGCGACTGGATCGCCGACGTCGCCGGCGCCACGCTGGCGGCGATCATGATGGCGCTGTTGCGCCGTACCATCTGGCGGCGCGCCATCGCCCGCCAACAGGACGCCTGGAAGGTCCGCGACACCGTACGCGAACGCCTCGCGACCGACCCCGCAGCGGCGTCGTCCTAA
- a CDS encoding AAA family ATPase, translating to MRTIALMNQKGGVGKTTTTVNLGAALAEAGKRVCLIDLDPQAHLTINYGIDPSPDVVSLYHVLVEDRSILEAVQSVGKNIALIPSSIDLAAAEIELVSVLGRELLMRKKLESAQHDFDFILFDCPPSLGLLTINALAAATEVIIPMQPHFLALQGVAKLLETVQLVNKRMNPKLKVSGIALTMFDAQTKLSMEVVAELNGFIEAAQGKPLPWAGAKVFNTKIRRNIKLAESPSFGKTIIDYEPNSNGAADYRALAREVIAMDAGTPSVTVTVNNDIDVNKLAANKVAGGAKPEVAA from the coding sequence ATGCGTACGATTGCGTTGATGAATCAAAAGGGTGGCGTCGGCAAGACGACGACCACGGTGAACCTGGGCGCCGCGCTGGCCGAGGCCGGCAAGCGCGTCTGCCTGATCGATCTGGACCCGCAGGCCCACCTGACGATCAACTACGGCATCGACCCGTCGCCCGACGTCGTCTCGCTGTACCACGTGCTGGTGGAGGACCGCAGCATCCTGGAGGCCGTGCAATCGGTCGGTAAGAACATCGCGCTGATCCCCAGCAGCATCGACCTGGCCGCCGCCGAGATCGAACTGGTGAGCGTGCTGGGCCGCGAGCTGCTGATGCGCAAGAAGCTGGAGAGCGCGCAGCACGACTTTGACTTCATCCTGTTCGACTGCCCGCCATCGCTGGGCTTGCTGACGATCAACGCGCTGGCGGCCGCGACGGAGGTCATCATCCCCATGCAGCCGCACTTCCTGGCGCTGCAGGGCGTGGCCAAGCTGCTGGAGACGGTGCAGCTGGTCAACAAGCGCATGAACCCGAAGCTGAAGGTGTCGGGCATCGCGCTGACCATGTTCGATGCCCAAACCAAGCTCAGCATGGAAGTGGTGGCCGAGTTGAACGGCTTCATCGAGGCGGCCCAGGGCAAGCCGTTGCCGTGGGCGGGCGCGAAGGTGTTCAACACGAAGATCCGCCGGAACATCAAGCTGGCCGAGAGCCCGAGCTTTGGCAAGACAATCATCGATTACGAGCCCAACAGCAACGGCGCTGCCGACTACCGCGCGCTGGCCCGCGAGGTGATCGCGATGGACGCCGGCACGCCCAGCGTGACGGTGACCGTGAACAACGACATCGACGTCAACAAGCTGGCAGCGAACAAAGTTGCGGGTGGCGCCAAGCCCGAAGTGGCCGCCTGA
- the truA gene encoding tRNA pseudouridine(38-40) synthase TruA, which produces MPTQRYKLTIAYRGTAYHGWQTQSVPATWAGAAPPEGQGLPTVQETLRRTLMGIVGHPINLVGSSRTDACVHAKGQVAHFDTHMTQIPIEGLRRATNARLPDDVIIRSIEPVGPDFDAITGTVSKRYQYVIWTATERPLFAADLMWHRWQPLDLAAMSVAAAHFVGTHDLNSFARPGHGRENTVRTILGCDVAWRGPRLVIGVAGTGFLWHTVRIMVGTLVQVGLGRTPADAIPAMLAARHRDAAGPTAPPHGLYLQWVKHGGPRARSERRFDPSPAAAGEAW; this is translated from the coding sequence ATGCCCACCCAACGCTACAAGCTCACGATCGCCTACCGCGGCACCGCGTATCACGGGTGGCAGACGCAGTCGGTGCCGGCGACGTGGGCCGGCGCGGCGCCGCCTGAGGGGCAGGGATTACCGACCGTTCAGGAAACTTTGCGGCGGACACTGATGGGCATCGTCGGGCACCCGATCAACCTCGTCGGGTCGTCGCGGACCGATGCGTGCGTGCATGCCAAGGGGCAGGTGGCCCACTTCGACACGCACATGACGCAGATCCCGATCGAGGGCCTTCGCCGGGCGACCAACGCCCGGCTCCCGGACGACGTGATCATCCGCAGCATCGAACCGGTCGGGCCCGATTTCGACGCGATCACCGGCACGGTCAGCAAGCGCTACCAGTACGTGATCTGGACCGCGACCGAGCGGCCGTTGTTTGCCGCCGACCTGATGTGGCATCGGTGGCAGCCGCTGGACCTGGCCGCGATGAGCGTGGCTGCGGCGCACTTCGTGGGCACGCACGACCTGAACAGCTTCGCGCGGCCCGGGCATGGCCGGGAGAACACGGTGCGCACGATCCTCGGCTGCGACGTTGCCTGGCGCGGCCCACGGCTGGTGATCGGCGTGGCGGGGACGGGGTTCCTGTGGCACACGGTGCGCATCATGGTCGGCACGCTGGTGCAGGTCGGCCTCGGTCGCACGCCGGCCGATGCCATTCCGGCGATGCTCGCCGCCCGCCATCGCGATGCCGCAGGGCCGACGGCGCCGCCGCATGGGTTGTATTTGCAGTGGGTGAAACATGGGGGGCCTCGAGCGCGGAGTGAGCGCCGCTTCGACCCTTCTCCCGCAGCAGCGGGAGAGGCCTGGTGA
- a CDS encoding YebC/PmpR family DNA-binding transcriptional regulator, producing the protein MAGHSHWSTIKRAKGANDARRGKIWSKIARQIIIAAKNGGDPRDNLALRYVVDEAKEANMPRATIENAIKKGTGELGTEDYQDATYEGYGPGGVAIFVEALTNNRSRTAPDLRAIFERAGGNLATNGAVAFQFNKQGLITVKADAIEEDALMELALDAGADDVKNEVEVYVVVTAPAAFHKVKEALKAAKIAIEASTITHVPTTTVAVEGETAQKVLKLIATLDDNDDVQTVSHNADIPESITV; encoded by the coding sequence ATGGCAGGCCATAGTCACTGGTCCACGATTAAGCGTGCCAAGGGTGCTAACGATGCCCGCCGGGGCAAGATCTGGAGCAAGATCGCCCGCCAGATCATCATCGCTGCCAAGAACGGGGGCGACCCGCGCGACAACCTGGCGCTGCGCTACGTGGTCGACGAGGCCAAAGAGGCCAACATGCCCCGCGCCACCATCGAGAACGCCATCAAGAAAGGCACCGGCGAGTTGGGCACCGAGGACTATCAGGACGCCACATACGAGGGCTACGGTCCCGGTGGCGTGGCGATCTTCGTCGAGGCCCTTACCAACAACCGCTCCCGAACCGCCCCCGACCTTCGCGCCATCTTCGAGCGGGCCGGCGGCAACCTGGCCACCAACGGCGCGGTCGCGTTCCAGTTCAACAAGCAGGGCCTGATCACCGTGAAGGCCGACGCGATCGAGGAAGACGCGTTGATGGAACTGGCGCTCGACGCCGGCGCCGACGACGTGAAGAACGAAGTCGAGGTCTACGTCGTCGTCACCGCCCCGGCAGCGTTCCACAAGGTGAAGGAAGCCCTGAAGGCCGCCAAAATCGCGATCGAGGCCTCCACCATCACCCACGTCCCCACCACCACCGTGGCCGTGGAAGGCGAGACGGCCCAAAAGGTGCTGAAGCTCATCGCCACCCTCGACGACAACGACGACGTGCAAACCGTCTCCCACAACGCCGACATCCCGGAATCGATCACGGTGTAG
- a CDS encoding DUF6677 family protein gives MPEARRASQLPPPVVALAAWLLPGLGHSLVGERVRGIAIGVTVVSMYVGGLLIGGVRVIEVPGYDNDGRKIANTSTLNEVRIKPWSIAQVMAGPLGIASAAASIWAAGPDASGEPRGARSHVRVNEIGTLYTAVAGMLNLLAILDCTGRAGREAEK, from the coding sequence ATGCCCGAAGCTCGTCGCGCGTCTCAACTTCCGCCACCTGTCGTTGCCTTGGCCGCCTGGCTGTTGCCGGGGTTGGGCCATTCGCTCGTGGGCGAGCGCGTCCGCGGGATCGCGATTGGCGTGACGGTCGTCAGCATGTACGTCGGTGGCTTGCTGATCGGCGGCGTGCGGGTGATCGAGGTGCCGGGGTACGACAACGATGGGCGGAAGATCGCCAACACGTCGACCCTGAACGAGGTGCGCATCAAGCCGTGGTCGATCGCGCAGGTGATGGCTGGCCCGCTGGGCATCGCCAGCGCCGCGGCATCCATCTGGGCGGCGGGGCCGGACGCGTCGGGCGAGCCGCGCGGGGCGCGGTCGCACGTGCGCGTGAACGAGATCGGCACGCTCTACACCGCCGTCGCCGGCATGCTGAACCTGCTGGCGATCCTGGACTGCACCGGCCGGGCCGGCCGGGAGGCGGAGAAGTGA